A DNA window from Mesotoga sp. BH458_6_3_2_1 contains the following coding sequences:
- the xpt gene encoding xanthine phosphoribosyltransferase — protein sequence MGELILSRKEILSSLEEAVKNRGTVMDNGILKVDSFLNHQIDPLLMKSAGELIADYFGSCGVTKVLTAESSGIAPALMAAISLGAQLVFARKRRPITMQRYLSESAPSHTKGGIVELNISLDYLGSEDRVIIVDDFLASGKTIEALARLSNKTGASLVGFAALIEKTFEEGRSLLEKFGVPILGIVKISSLDPLSFVENEI from the coding sequence ATGGGTGAACTAATTCTTTCCAGAAAAGAGATTCTCTCCTCCCTCGAAGAAGCCGTTAAGAACAGAGGTACAGTTATGGATAACGGTATACTAAAGGTGGATTCCTTTTTGAATCATCAGATTGACCCTCTGCTTATGAAGAGCGCAGGTGAATTGATTGCCGACTATTTCGGAAGCTGCGGAGTGACAAAGGTTTTGACTGCTGAGAGTTCGGGAATTGCTCCCGCCTTAATGGCTGCCATCAGCCTGGGAGCTCAGCTGGTATTCGCGAGAAAAAGGAGACCGATAACAATGCAAAGATATTTGAGCGAATCCGCCCCTTCACACACTAAAGGCGGGATCGTCGAACTGAACATCTCTCTGGATTATCTGGGAAGTGAGGACAGAGTAATCATTGTTGATGACTTTCTTGCAAGCGGTAAAACAATAGAGGCTCTGGCAAGACTTTCGAACAAGACAGGAGCTTCTCTTGTAGGCTTTGCAGCACTAATTGAAAAGACCTTTGAAGAGGGTCGGTCATTACTTGAAAAGTTCGGCGTTCCGATTCTTGGAATAGTCAAGATCTCTTCACTCGACCCGCTTTCCTTTGTGGAAAATGAAATCTAA
- a CDS encoding desulfoferrodoxin FeS4 iron-binding domain-containing protein, with product MKVKNIGEVYRCEICGNVVEVKEAGGGELVCCGEPMKLVQK from the coding sequence ATGAAGGTTAAGAACATTGGTGAGGTTTACAGATGTGAGATATGTGGAAATGTGGTTGAAGTTAAGGAAGCAGGCGGCGGAGAGTTGGTCTGCTGTGGTGAGCCTATGAAGCTCGTACAAAAATAA
- a CDS encoding D-glycerate dehydrogenase codes for MDKIFFTYKIPDEGMLLLKRFDVEVNTEDRFLQKEEIIQKAKDAAGLVTLLSDKIDAEVFESLPKLKVIANYAVGYNNIDIDEARKRGIRVTNTPEVLTDATADLTLSLMLAVSRRIVEADRFVREHRFVGWKPDLFTGPSLSGKTLGIIGLGRIGKAVAERAKAFGMNIAYCNRKPLLPSEEEKFNVRYLSLEELLRSSDFISLHVPLTRETYHLLNEKRLSMIKTGAVLINTARGPIVNEAALIESLRSGRLAAAGLDVYEEEPEVPQELIDLGNVVLLPHIGSATKEARTEMAIMVGRNVAAVLEGKEPPNPVV; via the coding sequence ATGGACAAAATCTTCTTCACTTACAAGATCCCTGATGAAGGTATGCTTCTACTAAAGAGGTTCGATGTTGAAGTGAACACGGAGGATAGGTTCCTTCAAAAAGAGGAGATTATTCAGAAAGCTAAAGATGCGGCAGGACTTGTGACGTTGCTATCAGATAAGATTGACGCTGAGGTTTTCGAATCACTTCCAAAACTTAAGGTAATAGCAAATTACGCTGTCGGATACAACAACATCGACATCGACGAAGCCCGTAAGAGAGGAATACGAGTAACGAACACACCTGAAGTACTCACCGATGCCACGGCGGACTTGACGTTGTCATTAATGCTGGCCGTCAGCAGAAGAATTGTGGAAGCTGACAGGTTTGTCAGAGAACACAGATTTGTTGGGTGGAAACCGGATTTGTTCACCGGTCCCTCTCTTTCTGGAAAGACTTTGGGAATAATTGGCCTCGGAAGAATCGGAAAGGCGGTTGCAGAAAGAGCAAAGGCATTTGGAATGAATATTGCATATTGCAACAGGAAACCACTGCTGCCGAGTGAGGAAGAGAAGTTTAACGTAAGGTACTTAAGCCTTGAAGAGTTGCTAAGAAGCTCTGATTTCATATCTCTTCATGTCCCACTGACAAGAGAGACATATCACTTGTTAAACGAAAAGAGACTCTCTATGATAAAAACCGGAGCTGTTCTGATAAATACGGCAAGGGGACCTATTGTAAATGAGGCTGCTCTGATAGAGTCTCTCAGGAGTGGCAGATTAGCCGCTGCAGGTCTTGATGTTTACGAAGAGGAACCTGAAGTACCTCAGGAGTTGATTGATCTCGGCAACGTAGTTCTTCTTCCGCATATTGGATCTGCCACGAAGGAAGCAAGAACTGAGATGGCAATAATGGTAGGACGAAATGTGGCCGCTGTTCTCGAAGGAAAGGAACCTCCAAACCCAGTGGTATGA
- a CDS encoding ATP-dependent Clp protease ATP-binding subunit → MINYEEYTEKAKKILMDVQDILMRYRQNQLASEHILLSMLEDGDNIAIEILNEKNISIDSLKKDVEEVIGRYGSSRESTNQIYITPEARHILENARSEARRMHDSKTGTEHILLAMVRETSAVASRLLAKYGINLDNIYTLILKGRTKSGAEEDENLSSLKKFTIDLTQLAKEGKLMPVIGREDEVRRVIQIVGRKTKNNPALVGEPGVGKTAIVEGLAQRIVSGDIPEYLNDKSVLALDMGRLVAGTKFRGEFEERMKDIIDSVRRLSGEVILFIDEIHSVVGAGSAEGSMDAANLLKPALARGELQCIGATTLDEYRKYIEKDRALERRFQPVMVDQPTPEETYEILEGLKSTYEKHHEIKIEDDALRTAVDLSVKYITDRYLPDKAIDLVDEAASFVRLRTGYMPEKLRLLDRQIKDLDSQITSLAEKGEYQAAAELKMEAERKNEDFQEEKRKWESDESFGKAVTPAVVASIVEQWTGIPAGKMLQSEREKLRDLESIIHERFMDQEEAVKTVSQTIRRARAGLNAPHRPWGSFLFVGPTGVGKTELAKSLAFILFGSEDAMIRIDMSEYMEKHAVSRLIGAPPGYVGYEEGGQLTEAVRRRPYSVILLDEVEKAHKEVHNVLLQIMDDGRLTDGKGKTVSFSNTIVIMTSNVASEQIATIADKEQVHAVVEEGLRSAFRPEFINRLDSVVLFRPLDGRAMEGIVKMRISEMERRLSEQRISVEISQEALGYLAKEGYDREYGARPVRRLIEKSVEGPIADMIIDGSLEEGMKVIIDSDNSEILIRAEKGSER, encoded by the coding sequence ATGATCAACTATGAAGAGTACACCGAGAAGGCAAAGAAAATCCTCATGGATGTTCAAGACATCCTGATGAGATACAGGCAGAATCAACTTGCATCGGAGCACATTCTTCTTTCCATGCTCGAGGACGGGGATAATATCGCCATCGAAATACTGAACGAGAAGAATATCAGCATAGACTCTCTGAAGAAAGATGTTGAAGAAGTCATCGGTCGTTACGGAAGTAGCCGCGAGTCGACAAACCAGATATATATTACCCCGGAGGCCAGGCACATCCTTGAGAATGCCCGAAGTGAAGCGAGAAGAATGCATGATTCGAAAACTGGAACCGAGCACATACTTCTGGCTATGGTACGGGAGACCTCTGCTGTTGCGAGCAGACTCCTGGCTAAATACGGCATCAATCTGGATAACATATATACGTTGATTCTCAAAGGCCGAACAAAAAGCGGCGCAGAAGAGGATGAGAATCTTTCTTCCTTGAAGAAGTTCACAATCGACCTTACTCAGCTTGCAAAGGAAGGCAAGCTTATGCCCGTTATAGGTAGAGAGGATGAAGTCAGAAGGGTAATACAGATTGTTGGGAGAAAAACCAAGAACAATCCCGCTCTCGTTGGAGAACCAGGAGTTGGGAAAACTGCAATTGTAGAAGGTTTGGCTCAACGTATTGTGAGTGGCGACATCCCCGAATACTTGAATGACAAGAGCGTTCTGGCTCTGGATATGGGTAGATTGGTCGCCGGAACGAAATTCAGAGGAGAATTTGAAGAGAGAATGAAGGACATCATCGATTCAGTGAGAAGGCTCTCTGGTGAAGTGATCCTGTTCATCGATGAGATCCATAGCGTTGTAGGAGCCGGCTCAGCCGAAGGATCAATGGATGCAGCTAATCTCTTGAAGCCGGCTCTTGCCAGAGGCGAACTGCAATGTATCGGTGCAACCACTCTTGATGAATACAGAAAGTATATAGAGAAGGACAGAGCTCTTGAAAGACGTTTCCAGCCAGTAATGGTCGATCAACCGACCCCTGAGGAAACCTATGAAATTCTGGAAGGACTGAAATCCACTTACGAGAAGCATCACGAAATAAAAATCGAAGATGATGCTCTAAGGACAGCCGTCGACCTTAGCGTAAAGTACATAACAGACCGTTATCTTCCAGACAAAGCAATAGATCTTGTTGACGAAGCGGCTTCATTTGTGAGACTTCGAACGGGTTACATGCCTGAAAAGCTAAGACTTCTTGATCGCCAGATCAAGGATCTAGACTCTCAGATAACCTCACTTGCTGAAAAGGGAGAGTATCAGGCTGCTGCAGAGCTGAAGATGGAGGCTGAGAGAAAGAATGAAGACTTTCAGGAAGAGAAAAGGAAATGGGAATCTGATGAGTCGTTTGGAAAGGCCGTGACGCCTGCTGTGGTAGCTTCTATAGTTGAACAGTGGACGGGAATTCCAGCCGGAAAGATGCTTCAATCCGAGCGTGAAAAGCTTCGCGATCTTGAGTCAATAATCCATGAGAGATTCATGGACCAGGAAGAGGCAGTAAAAACTGTCTCTCAAACAATAAGACGCGCTAGAGCTGGATTAAATGCTCCTCACCGACCGTGGGGTTCCTTCTTGTTTGTGGGACCGACCGGAGTCGGAAAAACTGAGCTTGCTAAGAGCCTCGCCTTCATCCTTTTCGGCAGCGAAGATGCGATGATCAGGATCGATATGTCAGAATACATGGAGAAACACGCCGTCTCCAGGCTTATCGGTGCACCTCCCGGCTATGTTGGATACGAAGAAGGAGGTCAACTAACCGAAGCAGTTAGGAGGAGGCCTTACTCAGTCATACTTCTCGATGAGGTTGAAAAGGCACATAAAGAAGTACATAATGTGCTGCTCCAAATAATGGATGATGGACGCCTCACTGATGGAAAGGGAAAGACAGTATCATTTTCAAACACAATTGTAATCATGACCAGCAATGTAGCCTCGGAACAAATAGCTACAATAGCGGATAAGGAGCAAGTTCATGCAGTTGTGGAAGAAGGTCTGCGTAGCGCTTTTAGACCTGAATTCATTAACAGATTGGATTCCGTTGTGCTTTTCCGACCTCTAGATGGCAGAGCTATGGAAGGTATCGTCAAAATGAGGATATCGGAAATGGAGAGAAGGCTTTCAGAACAGAGAATCTCTGTCGAAATCAGCCAGGAAGCACTTGGGTATCTAGCAAAAGAAGGTTATGACAGGGAATACGGTGCCAGACCGGTTCGAAGGTTGATTGAGAAATCCGTAGAGGGTCCGATTGCCGATATGATAATCGACGGATCTCTGGAGGAAGGAATGAAAGTGATAATTGATTCAGATAACTCGGAAATTTTAATAAGAGCCGAAAAAGGATCAGAGAGGTAG
- a CDS encoding Hsp20/alpha crystallin family protein has product MLAIRRGSDLFRPFEEIQREMDRLFNDAFKGLNSQSRESSMFSPEVDIYERDNSVFIEMDIPGIKKDELEIKVEEDVLSIKGEKKLEREEKERDYHRYERYSGAFQRIFRLPEYVNSDDVKAKYEDGVLKLELPKKEEVKKEAIQVKID; this is encoded by the coding sequence ATGTTGGCAATCAGAAGAGGGAGCGATCTTTTCAGACCTTTTGAGGAGATTCAAAGAGAGATGGACAGACTCTTTAACGATGCCTTCAAAGGGCTGAACAGCCAGTCGAGAGAATCATCGATGTTTAGTCCTGAAGTTGACATCTACGAAAGGGACAACTCAGTTTTTATCGAAATGGACATCCCTGGAATCAAGAAGGATGAACTCGAAATCAAGGTAGAAGAAGATGTTCTCTCAATCAAAGGCGAGAAGAAGCTTGAAAGAGAGGAAAAGGAAAGAGACTACCACCGCTACGAGAGATATAGCGGAGCATTCCAGAGAATATTTAGGCTTCCTGAGTACGTTAATAGTGATGATGTCAAGGCGAAATACGAAGACGGTGTCCTAAAACTCGAGCTTCCTAAAAAAGAAGAAGTTAAGAAAGAAGCTATTCAAGTGAAGATCGATTAA
- the dnaK gene encoding molecular chaperone DnaK, with amino-acid sequence MASKEYTVGIDLGTTNSVISWVKPDGNVEVIPNAEGNRTTPSIVSFSKTGEIIVGEPAKRQTILNADRTVRSIKRKIGSDFTVKIDDKEYSPQEISAYILKKMKTDAEAYLGGKITQAVITCPAYFNDAQRQATKEAGIIAGLEVQRIINEPTAAAVAYGIDMKRGDKKIIVYDLGGGTFDVSVLDIGDGVVEVLSTSGNNHLGGDDFDQRLIDHIAEDFRKKNNVDLRKDKQAFQRLKDAAERAKIELSSKFETEISLPFITATADGPLHLEMKITRSTLESLIKDLVEGTREQIERAMSDAKLTPKEIDEVLLVGGSTRIPMVQTFIKSIFGKDANKNINPDEAVAIGAALQSGILSGSVESDLVLVDVTPLTLGVEVMGGLMEPIIERNSTVPVKRSKVFTTAADGQTEVEVAVYQGERTMARDNMSLGSFKLTGIAPAPRGIPQIEVTFDIDSDGIVHVSAKDLGTNREQSMVVSGRQKMSEDDIKRVVEEAKKYEEQDKQRKQEIELKNQADQLAYSIDKLLSESGDKISSEDRGKLEGLVKDLRDALNEDNMQRVKLLFDQLQKESMRVGQSVYQKAQAQTPADGVSQEGDNNDSDSGTEYIPPEDSK; translated from the coding sequence ATGGCTAGCAAAGAATACACAGTTGGTATCGACCTTGGAACTACAAATTCGGTTATTTCATGGGTTAAGCCTGACGGCAACGTCGAGGTTATTCCAAATGCAGAAGGTAACAGGACTACCCCTTCGATAGTTTCATTCAGCAAGACAGGCGAGATCATTGTTGGCGAACCTGCGAAGAGGCAAACAATATTGAACGCTGATAGAACGGTACGATCAATTAAGAGGAAGATTGGATCTGATTTCACAGTCAAGATTGATGACAAGGAGTACTCTCCTCAGGAAATCAGTGCCTATATTCTGAAGAAGATGAAGACCGACGCTGAGGCCTACCTTGGAGGAAAGATAACGCAGGCAGTTATTACTTGTCCCGCATACTTTAACGATGCTCAGAGACAGGCCACGAAAGAGGCAGGTATTATTGCCGGGCTAGAAGTCCAGAGGATTATCAACGAACCGACGGCAGCTGCCGTAGCTTACGGGATCGACATGAAACGCGGAGATAAGAAGATCATTGTGTACGATTTGGGCGGAGGAACTTTCGATGTTTCCGTTCTAGATATAGGAGACGGTGTGGTCGAGGTTTTGTCAACCTCGGGCAACAACCACCTCGGTGGAGATGACTTCGATCAGAGGTTGATAGATCATATAGCGGAAGACTTCAGAAAGAAGAACAACGTCGATCTTAGAAAAGACAAGCAGGCTTTCCAGAGACTGAAGGATGCCGCAGAAAGAGCTAAGATAGAGCTTTCTTCAAAGTTTGAAACGGAGATTTCTCTGCCTTTCATAACTGCAACTGCTGATGGGCCATTGCATCTCGAGATGAAGATAACCAGATCGACATTGGAGTCTCTTATAAAGGATCTTGTTGAAGGTACCAGAGAACAGATAGAAAGAGCGATGAGCGATGCAAAGCTTACTCCAAAGGAGATTGATGAAGTGCTTCTCGTTGGAGGTTCAACGAGAATACCGATGGTTCAGACTTTCATCAAGTCGATCTTCGGTAAAGATGCAAACAAGAATATAAATCCCGACGAAGCCGTAGCGATTGGGGCGGCATTGCAAAGCGGAATTCTCTCCGGTAGTGTCGAAAGTGATCTGGTACTCGTTGACGTCACACCTTTGACCCTTGGAGTTGAGGTCATGGGCGGTTTGATGGAACCGATAATTGAAAGGAACTCTACCGTACCCGTGAAGAGATCCAAAGTCTTCACAACTGCTGCAGACGGCCAGACAGAAGTCGAAGTGGCGGTCTATCAGGGAGAAAGAACTATGGCGCGAGACAATATGTCACTCGGAAGTTTCAAGTTGACAGGAATAGCGCCCGCTCCAAGGGGAATTCCTCAGATCGAAGTAACCTTCGATATAGACAGCGACGGCATAGTTCATGTTTCCGCAAAAGACCTGGGCACCAATAGAGAACAATCAATGGTTGTCAGTGGAAGACAGAAGATGTCGGAAGACGATATAAAGAGAGTAGTAGAGGAAGCAAAGAAATACGAAGAGCAGGACAAACAAAGGAAACAGGAAATTGAGCTGAAAAATCAGGCTGACCAACTCGCATATAGCATCGACAAACTCCTAAGTGAAAGCGGCGACAAGATTTCATCAGAAGACAGGGGTAAACTTGAAGGCCTCGTGAAAGACCTAAGGGACGCACTAAACGAAGACAACATGCAGAGGGTTAAGCTCCTGTTTGATCAGCTTCAGAAGGAAAGCATGAGAGTTGGACAGAGTGTTTACCAGAAAGCACAGGCTCAAACTCCTGCAGACGGAGTTTCACAGGAAGGTGATAATAATGACAGTGACAGTGGTACCGAGTATATACCGCCGGAAGACAGTAAATAA
- a CDS encoding threonine synthase → MKSSRLICTACGKEYSDECFRCECGEPLEVVIEMKRTVKIQFHRSGILESFSDLLPGLEDKNFLSLGEGFTPLTRLDDKDSSGMELYAKNESINPTWSFKDRGSYLAVLDAIRRGYNHIGTVSTGNMAASVAAYGKRAGLKTTILVSDSIPDEKVSPISIYGSRIIKVTGDYGQLYYDSLEAGKNSGIYFANSDVPMRVEGSKTIAFEIFIQLGERVPDFVIVPTSSGGNVRGIEKGFRELRDSKLSVSIPRMIVAQAAGCSPIDLAFSSRASTITRFHNPKTIAHAIENPFPPSGNAVLRMLKRNGGATVAIDESSILKAQKSLANNGLFVQPASAVAYAAISKLREEIDVRKALVVVVLTGSGLKYPAILKEHPSFIESTSLEFLEEILKGNQNFID, encoded by the coding sequence ATGAAATCATCAAGACTAATATGCACCGCTTGTGGAAAGGAGTATTCAGACGAGTGTTTTCGCTGCGAATGTGGAGAACCTCTTGAAGTAGTCATTGAGATGAAAAGGACTGTGAAAATACAGTTCCATCGATCAGGTATTTTGGAGAGTTTCTCAGATCTCCTTCCTGGATTGGAAGACAAAAACTTCCTCTCTTTGGGCGAGGGATTCACCCCCCTGACCAGACTCGATGACAAGGACTCTTCAGGGATGGAGCTGTACGCCAAAAACGAATCTATCAATCCAACATGGTCATTCAAGGATAGGGGAAGCTATCTGGCAGTCCTCGATGCGATTCGCAGAGGCTACAACCATATTGGAACTGTATCCACCGGAAACATGGCAGCTTCAGTTGCTGCCTACGGAAAGAGAGCGGGATTGAAAACCACGATCCTTGTTTCCGATTCGATTCCAGATGAGAAGGTCTCTCCAATTTCGATATATGGTTCCAGAATAATCAAGGTTACAGGTGATTATGGCCAGCTCTACTATGATTCTCTAGAAGCCGGAAAGAATAGCGGAATCTACTTTGCAAATTCCGACGTTCCGATGAGGGTTGAAGGATCGAAAACGATTGCTTTCGAGATTTTTATTCAGTTAGGAGAAAGGGTTCCGGACTTTGTAATTGTTCCCACTAGCTCTGGAGGCAATGTAAGGGGAATTGAAAAGGGCTTCCGAGAGTTGAGGGATTCGAAATTGTCAGTCAGTATACCGCGAATGATAGTTGCGCAGGCAGCAGGTTGCTCACCGATTGATCTCGCTTTTTCATCTCGCGCATCCACAATAACCAGATTTCATAATCCAAAAACCATAGCTCATGCAATTGAGAACCCCTTCCCTCCGAGCGGAAATGCGGTCTTGAGAATGCTCAAAAGAAATGGTGGAGCAACTGTAGCAATTGATGAATCAAGTATCTTGAAAGCCCAAAAAAGCCTTGCAAACAACGGGCTCTTCGTGCAGCCTGCAAGCGCCGTTGCTTATGCAGCCATTTCCAAGCTGCGGGAAGAGATCGATGTGAGAAAAGCTTTAGTTGTCGTTGTTCTGACGGGCTCAGGTCTCAAATACCCCGCCATACTTAAGGAACATCCTTCCTTTATTGAATCAACATCTCTTGAATTTCTTGAAGAGATTCTGAAAGGAAACCAAAACTTCATTGACTAA
- a CDS encoding GNAT family N-acetyltransferase yields the protein MQSKIEEPKSEEIALLHNMEPKKLQGIETIAEELGQNLMSLSVTELYTKGIVYVDNPEEPKIYVIWNCCDSVLVGGRIEDNLLIPLRDLFSKTLMMLARGFGIPHLNFYSAPIMYERLGNILIGLGPRQVRRSLFQMRSSKDMKSGNRNNDNAPRRITRELLEMGLTNTKALEGWIYSFWKDEESFLGNSGGYAVVKKGTILSWCIGVYRSADRIEVGLETVEESRNQGFGMAVSKECINEFLSNGLTVDWHCDSANSPSLSIARKLGFKEILEYSIYQIDT from the coding sequence ATGCAGAGTAAAATTGAGGAACCAAAATCGGAGGAGATAGCGCTGTTGCATAATATGGAACCGAAAAAACTCCAGGGAATTGAGACTATCGCTGAGGAACTCGGCCAGAATCTCATGTCCTTGTCTGTAACAGAACTTTATACAAAGGGAATCGTGTACGTCGATAATCCCGAAGAGCCAAAGATCTATGTAATCTGGAACTGCTGTGATTCGGTTCTGGTTGGAGGCAGGATTGAAGATAATTTGCTCATTCCCTTGCGCGATCTCTTTTCTAAAACTCTTATGATGCTGGCAAGAGGTTTTGGAATTCCTCATCTGAATTTTTATTCAGCTCCAATCATGTATGAAAGACTTGGAAACATCCTAATCGGTTTGGGTCCCAGGCAGGTAAGAAGATCTCTATTTCAGATGCGTTCATCGAAGGACATGAAAAGTGGAAATCGCAACAATGATAATGCTCCTCGAAGAATAACCAGAGAATTGCTTGAGATGGGACTGACTAATACCAAGGCGCTTGAGGGCTGGATATACTCTTTTTGGAAAGACGAGGAGTCCTTCCTAGGTAATAGCGGTGGTTACGCAGTAGTCAAGAAAGGTACGATACTAAGTTGGTGCATCGGCGTGTACAGATCTGCCGATAGAATTGAGGTAGGTCTGGAGACAGTCGAAGAATCCAGAAATCAGGGGTTCGGTATGGCTGTTTCAAAAGAATGTATAAATGAATTCTTATCGAACGGGCTGACAGTTGACTGGCATTGCGACTCGGCGAATAGCCCTTCGCTCTCGATTGCCAGGAAACTCGGGTTCAAAGAAATACTTGAATACAGTATCTATCAGATAGACACTTGA
- a CDS encoding M24 family metallopeptidase: MNRFADQYGEIGANMPSEEERISEHNEVLLDRLDNIMPGLLQEENFDAWLVIGRENNEDPIISTLLPGSFYGASRITAFLLTEDKRFVLSPYGSKMEDFYESAWRVEDGDILKSIATLLEDLRIESLGIDFSEDFAVADGITHSLFESLRNQLSGKVNLVSAENIAINWLQTRTDREIEIYRHLDRIAHIIIWNAFSRENISSGMTTTRDVEFLLKRLAVDIGLKTWFGPDVDFQRRGVEDPRSTGVIEEGDLLHCDFGFVFNGLATDTQQMFYLKREGQSSVLEELQDVIFRTNEVQDILARNFIEGISGNELLRMSLKDAAEKGLDATIYSHPVGYHGHGAGPIIGLWNNQKGIKGTGDLKIRDSTCFAMELNNRTPVASWSGQSVYGFLEETVAFRDGEIDYLDGRQKELFLI, from the coding sequence ATGAATAGATTTGCGGATCAGTACGGAGAGATAGGTGCCAATATGCCCTCTGAGGAAGAGAGAATAAGTGAACATAACGAAGTTCTGCTTGATAGACTGGATAATATCATGCCAGGTCTTCTTCAAGAAGAGAATTTCGACGCCTGGTTGGTTATCGGAAGGGAAAATAACGAAGATCCCATAATAAGCACGCTTCTTCCCGGCTCGTTCTACGGGGCCAGCAGGATAACAGCGTTTCTCTTGACAGAAGACAAGAGATTCGTGCTATCTCCTTATGGAAGCAAGATGGAAGACTTCTACGAAAGCGCATGGAGAGTCGAAGACGGAGATATTCTCAAGTCTATTGCAACGCTGCTTGAAGATCTGAGAATTGAGAGTCTTGGAATAGACTTCTCGGAAGATTTCGCAGTGGCCGACGGAATAACTCATTCTCTGTTCGAGTCGCTAAGAAATCAGCTAAGCGGTAAAGTGAATCTGGTGAGTGCCGAGAACATCGCAATCAATTGGCTGCAAACCAGAACAGACAGGGAGATTGAGATATACAGGCATCTCGACAGAATTGCGCACATAATAATCTGGAATGCTTTTTCTAGAGAGAATATATCGTCCGGTATGACGACAACTCGAGATGTTGAGTTTCTGCTAAAGCGACTTGCAGTAGATATTGGATTGAAAACATGGTTTGGGCCGGATGTTGACTTTCAAAGGCGCGGTGTGGAGGACCCTAGAAGTACAGGAGTAATAGAGGAGGGAGATCTTCTACACTGTGATTTTGGTTTTGTCTTCAATGGCCTGGCGACAGATACACAGCAAATGTTTTACCTGAAAAGGGAAGGTCAAAGTAGCGTTTTGGAAGAGCTGCAAGATGTCATTTTCAGGACGAACGAGGTTCAGGACATTCTGGCACGAAATTTCATAGAGGGTATCAGCGGTAACGAGCTGTTAAGAATGTCATTGAAGGACGCAGCAGAAAAAGGTCTCGATGCGACGATCTATTCGCATCCTGTTGGTTATCATGGACACGGCGCGGGGCCAATCATAGGACTGTGGAATAATCAGAAAGGGATTAAGGGTACGGGAGATCTTAAAATCAGGGATTCGACTTGCTTTGCCATGGAGTTGAACAACAGAACTCCGGTGGCTTCTTGGAGTGGCCAGTCGGTTTATGGATTCTTGGAGGAGACTGTCGCTTTCAGAGACGGCGAGATTGACTATTTAGATGGAAGACAGAAAGAACTTTTTCTAATATAG
- a CDS encoding protease inhibitor I42 family protein has translation MKKSLVAICYIALIITSGFAFELKESANSMSVTDLAILEVQENPSTGYLWHIFAEPTGVLRNFLEEHNTPSMMPGAPSVKGWIMTAAKEGKALITLRLFREWEGDKHSIDFRALTVNVAGEEKGQVDFNILMNEVSPGSTFTVTLEENASTGYSWQYQILGEAVIEIDKRVLADESGKVGAPSKVTWTFQAADDGNSAIVFRYFRSWEGEKSAVDYKAYNVCVQ, from the coding sequence ATGAAGAAATCACTAGTAGCAATTTGTTATATCGCATTGATAATTACTTCTGGGTTTGCATTTGAGCTGAAAGAGTCAGCCAACTCAATGAGTGTAACTGATCTTGCCATACTCGAGGTTCAAGAAAATCCTTCCACGGGTTATCTCTGGCATATTTTCGCAGAGCCTACAGGTGTGCTGAGAAATTTCCTTGAAGAGCACAACACACCCAGTATGATGCCAGGAGCTCCCTCCGTCAAAGGCTGGATAATGACTGCAGCAAAAGAGGGGAAGGCGTTGATCACCTTAAGACTCTTCAGGGAGTGGGAAGGAGATAAGCACTCGATAGACTTCAGGGCATTGACTGTTAATGTAGCTGGTGAGGAAAAAGGCCAGGTTGATTTCAATATTCTGATGAACGAGGTTTCTCCCGGCTCAACCTTCACTGTTACTCTGGAAGAGAATGCTAGCACAGGATACTCATGGCAGTATCAGATTCTTGGAGAGGCTGTCATTGAAATCGATAAGAGAGTCCTGGCCGACGAGAGTGGAAAAGTCGGAGCCCCTTCAAAAGTCACCTGGACTTTCCAGGCGGCAGATGATGGGAATTCGGCAATTGTTTTTAGATATTTTAGATCGTGGGAAGGTGAGAAATCAGCGGTAGATTATAAAGCCTACAATGTCTGTGTGCAATGA